In the Variovorax sp. S12S4 genome, one interval contains:
- the acpP gene encoding acyl carrier protein, producing the protein MSDIEARVKKIIAEQLGVEESQVTNEKAFVADLGADSLDTVELVMALEDEFGIEIPDEDAEKITTVQNAVDYATKNQKA; encoded by the coding sequence ATGAGCGATATCGAAGCACGTGTCAAGAAAATCATCGCCGAGCAACTCGGCGTGGAAGAGTCCCAAGTAACGAACGAAAAGGCCTTCGTGGCCGACCTCGGCGCGGACTCGCTCGACACGGTCGAACTGGTGATGGCACTCGAAGACGAATTCGGCATTGAAATTCCGGATGAAGACGCCGAGAAGATCACCACGGTGCAAAACGCCGTCGACTACGCCACCAAGAATCAAAAGGCCTGA
- the rpoE gene encoding RNA polymerase sigma factor RpoE, with amino-acid sequence MTTSPPPVPPDSGLTDVSVEAPRPGEVDLQLVQRTVAGDQKAFELLVIKYQRRIERLIGRMVRDVDLVEDIAQETFIRAYRALHQFRGDAQFYTWLYRIAVNTAKKALVDMKRDPTISESALRPSSDEDDETYRPGNEPISDETPESVLAANEIASVVEAAMEALPAELRQAVTLREIEGMSYEEIAEVMDCPIGTVRSRIFRAREAISARVKPLLDNQSGKRW; translated from the coding sequence ATGACCACTTCTCCGCCGCCAGTGCCACCGGACTCCGGCTTGACCGATGTGTCCGTCGAGGCGCCGCGCCCGGGTGAGGTCGATCTCCAGCTCGTCCAGCGCACGGTGGCGGGCGACCAGAAGGCGTTCGAGCTGCTGGTCATCAAATACCAGCGCCGGATCGAGCGCCTGATCGGGCGCATGGTGCGCGATGTCGACCTGGTCGAAGATATCGCGCAGGAAACCTTTATTCGGGCCTATCGGGCGCTTCACCAGTTCCGTGGCGACGCCCAGTTCTACACCTGGCTTTACCGGATTGCGGTCAACACCGCCAAGAAGGCGCTGGTCGACATGAAGCGCGACCCCACCATCTCCGAAAGCGCCTTGCGGCCGTCTTCTGACGAAGACGATGAAACTTACCGCCCCGGAAACGAACCAATCAGCGACGAAACCCCCGAATCGGTGCTGGCGGCAAACGAAATCGCCAGCGTGGTCGAAGCGGCCATGGAAGCATTGCCTGCCGAACTGCGGCAGGCAGTCACCCTTCGCGAGATCGAGGGCATGAGTTACGAAGAGATTGCCGAGGTCATGGATTGCCCTATCGGCACGGTGCGTTCGCGTATTTTCCGGGCGCGCGAGGCCATTTCGGCCAGGGTCAAACCGCTGCTGGACAACCAGTCGGGCAAGCGTTGGTAG
- a CDS encoding MucB/RseB C-terminal domain-containing protein, giving the protein MTVQMPISVRAFALVFTAFCLAQVATAQTRSGPVNAKGAASAQAGDAPPAMGVVEWLQRMHTGARQRNYVGTFVVSAAGGDLSSARIWHVRDGDLQIERIEALSGPPRSTFRRNHHVMTFLPEAKVVKVEKRENLDLFPNLPDKPDSSIGDFYDVRAIGKDRVAGFDADVVQLVPHDTLRFGYRIWSERRSGLVIKLQTVDGDSRVVEQSAFSELQLDAPVKAQALAQMMTNTSGYRIEKLELERTSAQDEGWVLKTPVAGFKPRSFYRRPAGGDKTGQDRTVQWTFSDGLASVSLFIERYDEKRAPRDGVLTIGATNAIRRRLPEPASDWWLTAVGEVPQQTLNAFAQSLARTR; this is encoded by the coding sequence ATGACCGTTCAGATGCCGATCTCCGTACGCGCGTTCGCGCTGGTGTTCACTGCTTTCTGCCTTGCGCAGGTCGCGACCGCACAGACCCGTTCAGGTCCGGTGAATGCAAAGGGAGCGGCCTCGGCGCAAGCCGGTGACGCTCCGCCGGCCATGGGTGTGGTCGAGTGGCTTCAGCGCATGCACACGGGAGCCCGGCAACGCAACTACGTGGGCACTTTCGTGGTTTCGGCAGCGGGCGGCGATCTTTCGAGCGCGCGCATCTGGCATGTGCGCGACGGCGACCTGCAGATCGAACGCATCGAGGCGCTGTCGGGGCCGCCGCGCTCGACTTTCAGGCGCAACCACCACGTCATGACCTTCCTGCCCGAGGCAAAGGTCGTAAAGGTCGAAAAGCGCGAAAACCTCGACCTTTTCCCCAACCTGCCCGACAAGCCGGATTCGTCGATCGGCGACTTCTACGACGTCCGCGCCATCGGCAAGGACCGTGTGGCGGGCTTCGACGCCGATGTCGTGCAGCTGGTGCCGCACGACACCCTGCGCTTCGGCTACCGCATCTGGAGCGAGCGCCGCTCCGGTCTCGTCATCAAGCTGCAGACCGTGGACGGCGATTCCCGCGTGGTGGAGCAATCGGCGTTTTCCGAATTGCAGCTCGATGCTCCGGTCAAGGCGCAGGCCCTCGCGCAGATGATGACCAATACAAGCGGTTACCGCATCGAGAAGCTGGAGCTCGAGCGCACCAGCGCGCAAGACGAGGGCTGGGTTCTCAAGACACCGGTGGCCGGCTTCAAGCCGCGCAGCTTCTATCGGCGCCCGGCCGGCGGCGACAAAACAGGGCAGGACCGCACCGTTCAGTGGACTTTCTCCGATGGCCTGGCTTCGGTGTCGCTTTTCATCGAGCGCTACGATGAAAAGCGTGCACCGCGCGACGGCGTGCTGACCATTGGCGCAACCAACGCGATTCGCCGGCGGTTGCCCGAGCCGGCAAGCGACTGGTGGCTCACCGCCGTGGGCGAGGTGCCGCAGCAGACGCTCAACGCGTTTGCCCAAAGCCTCGCGCGCACGCGTTGA
- a CDS encoding sigma-E factor negative regulatory protein, which produces MNQTMTAREQVSALADGHLQGDDFARAIEAVCAEDDARAAWRSYHLVGDVLRSGAHAPCSDSNAFLTRFQQRLAAEPVVATPILAPVTATKVVTLQRRADAANEPVFRWKLVAGAASLVAVAAISWTLVGNGAGFPSSGAQIAAQQQPAANSVLAAAAVNSQSPAANTLTPTRVMVGNGSPQVMLRDPRLDQLLEAHQQAGGASQMPSGFLRNATFEGPTR; this is translated from the coding sequence ATGAATCAGACGATGACGGCTCGTGAACAGGTGTCCGCACTGGCGGACGGTCATTTGCAGGGCGACGACTTCGCGCGGGCCATCGAAGCCGTCTGCGCCGAAGACGATGCGCGCGCTGCCTGGCGCTCCTATCACCTCGTGGGCGATGTTCTGCGCTCGGGTGCCCATGCGCCTTGCAGCGACAGCAACGCGTTCCTGACCCGGTTCCAGCAGCGCCTTGCGGCTGAGCCCGTGGTTGCAACCCCGATCCTGGCGCCGGTAACGGCCACCAAGGTGGTCACGCTGCAGCGCAGGGCCGATGCCGCCAACGAGCCGGTGTTCCGCTGGAAGCTGGTGGCCGGCGCCGCGTCGCTGGTGGCCGTGGCCGCCATCAGCTGGACATTGGTGGGCAACGGAGCGGGTTTCCCGTCTTCCGGGGCGCAGATTGCGGCCCAGCAGCAACCGGCCGCCAATTCGGTACTCGCCGCTGCAGCGGTCAACAGCCAATCGCCTGCGGCCAATACCCTGACGCCGACCCGCGTGATGGTCGGTAACGGCAGCCCGCAGGTCATGCTGCGCGACCCGCGGCTCGACCAGTTGCTCGAAGCGCACCAGCAGGCCGGCGGCGCTTCGCAAATGCCTTCGGGCTTTTTGCGCAACGCGACCTTCGAGGGGCCCACGCGCTGA
- a CDS encoding DegQ family serine endoprotease, with protein sequence MMFKVEGHKLRSYLFAFGLACSASVGFLPVTSAIAQTPQTPQARGLPDFADLVEQVGPAVVGIRTVEKVSSRSGGGGEMDEEMQEFFRRFFGQPLPGNPRPGPRPNRPQPQEEERPRGVGSGFILTADGYVMTNAHVIEDASEILVTLTDKREFKAKLIGADKRSDVAVVKIEATGLPVVKVGDISKLRVGEWVMAIGSPFGLENTVTAGIVSAKQRDTGDLVPLIQTDVAINPGNSGGPLINLRGEVVGINSQIYSRSGGYMGISFSIPIDEAIRVSDQLRTTGRVSRGLIGVTIGSVSKDVAESLGLGKARGAVVSSVVPGSAADKAGVREGDIITKYGEKVIETPSDLSRSVASTKPGVKSTLTVFRNGSSRELSITVAEGDPETKPTSKRQSDREEPQAKPSSTAGKSIGLVVSDLTDAQKKELKARGVRIDAATDAAARAGLREGDVILSVGNIEVTSVKEFESALAKADKNKPLSVLFRRGEWAQYALIRPAR encoded by the coding sequence ATGATGTTCAAAGTCGAGGGACACAAGCTTCGTTCCTATCTCTTCGCATTCGGCCTGGCCTGTTCGGCCAGCGTGGGTTTCCTGCCGGTAACGTCGGCCATCGCCCAGACGCCCCAGACACCGCAAGCGCGCGGCTTGCCCGACTTCGCCGATCTGGTCGAGCAGGTCGGGCCTGCCGTGGTCGGGATCCGCACCGTCGAGAAGGTTTCCTCTCGCAGCGGTGGCGGTGGAGAAATGGACGAGGAAATGCAGGAGTTCTTCCGGCGCTTCTTCGGACAGCCGCTGCCCGGCAATCCGCGTCCGGGCCCGCGTCCCAACCGGCCGCAGCCCCAGGAAGAAGAGCGTCCGCGCGGCGTGGGCTCGGGCTTCATCCTGACGGCGGACGGCTATGTGATGACCAATGCCCACGTCATCGAGGATGCGTCGGAGATCCTGGTCACGCTCACCGACAAGCGCGAGTTCAAGGCCAAGCTGATCGGCGCCGACAAGCGCAGCGACGTCGCGGTGGTCAAGATCGAGGCCACGGGCTTGCCCGTGGTGAAGGTTGGCGACATCTCGAAGCTGCGCGTCGGCGAATGGGTGATGGCCATCGGCTCGCCCTTCGGCCTGGAGAACACCGTCACCGCCGGCATCGTGAGCGCAAAGCAGCGCGACACCGGCGACCTGGTGCCGCTGATCCAGACCGACGTTGCCATCAACCCGGGCAATTCGGGCGGCCCGCTCATCAACCTGCGCGGCGAGGTGGTCGGCATCAACAGCCAGATTTACTCGCGCTCCGGCGGCTACATGGGCATTTCGTTCTCGATCCCGATCGACGAGGCGATCCGCGTCAGCGACCAGCTGCGCACCACCGGCCGCGTCTCGCGCGGCCTGATCGGCGTGACCATCGGTTCTGTCTCGAAGGACGTTGCCGAGTCCCTTGGCCTCGGCAAGGCGCGCGGCGCCGTGGTGAGCAGTGTGGTGCCGGGCTCGGCGGCCGACAAGGCCGGTGTGCGCGAAGGCGACATCATCACCAAGTACGGCGAGAAGGTCATCGAAACGCCGAGCGATCTCTCGCGCTCGGTGGCCAGCACCAAGCCGGGCGTGAAGAGCACGCTGACCGTATTCCGCAACGGCAGCTCGCGTGAACTTTCGATCACCGTGGCGGAAGGCGACCCCGAGACCAAGCCAACGAGCAAGCGCCAGTCGGACCGCGAGGAGCCGCAGGCCAAGCCGTCGTCCACCGCCGGAAAGTCGATCGGCCTCGTGGTCAGCGACCTGACGGACGCGCAGAAGAAGGAGCTCAAGGCGCGCGGCGTGCGTATCGACGCGGCGACCGATGCCGCCGCGCGGGCCGGTCTTCGCGAGGGCGACGTGATTCTTTCGGTGGGCAATATCGAAGTGACGAGCGTCAAGGAATTCGAATCCGCCTTGGCCAAGGCCGACAAGAACAAGCCGCTCAGCGTGCTGTTCCGCCGCGGCGAGTGGGCGCAATATGCCCTGATCCGACCCGCACGCTGA
- the lepA gene encoding translation elongation factor 4, producing MNHIRNFSIIAHIDHGKSTLADRLIQRCGGLAERDMEAQVLDSMDIEKERGITIKAQTAALHYKALDGQVYNLNLIDTPGHVDFSYEVSRSLSACEGALLVVDASQGVEAQTVANCYTALDLGVEVVPVLNKMDLPNADPDNARKEVEDVIGIDATDAIPCSAKTGLGIEEILEAIVHKMPPPRGNPDGPLRAMIVDSWFDPYVGVVMLVRVVDGRLVKGERIKMMASGAMYNADNIGVFTPANEPRASLEAGEVGYIIAGIKELQAAKVGDTVTLIKPGTGGAAATATEALPGFKEIQPQVFAGLYPTEASEYDSLRDALEKLKLNDSSLRYEPEVSQALGFGFRCGFLGLLHMEIVQERLEREFDQDLITTAPSVVYQVVRNDGEVIMVENPSKMPDVGKMSEIREPIVTVHLYMPQEYVGAVMTLANQKRGVQMNMAYHGRQVMLTYEMPLGEIVLDFFDKLKSVSRGYASMDYEFKEYRASDVVKVDILLNGEKVDALSIIVHRTQSQYRGRAVVSKMREIISRQMFDVAIQAAIGVNIIARETIKALRKNVLAKCYGGDITRKKKLLEKQKAGKKRMKQIGSVEVPQEAFLAILQVED from the coding sequence ATGAATCACATCAGAAATTTTTCGATCATTGCGCACATCGATCACGGCAAGTCGACGCTCGCCGATCGTTTGATCCAGCGTTGCGGCGGTCTTGCGGAACGCGATATGGAAGCGCAGGTGCTCGACTCGATGGACATCGAAAAAGAGCGTGGGATAACCATCAAGGCGCAGACCGCTGCGCTGCATTACAAGGCGCTCGACGGACAGGTCTACAACCTCAATCTGATCGACACGCCGGGCCACGTCGACTTCTCTTATGAAGTGAGCCGCTCGTTGTCGGCGTGCGAAGGTGCGCTGCTCGTTGTCGATGCATCGCAAGGTGTCGAAGCGCAGACAGTGGCCAACTGCTACACCGCGCTCGACCTCGGTGTGGAAGTGGTGCCGGTGCTCAACAAGATGGACTTGCCGAACGCGGACCCCGACAACGCGCGCAAGGAAGTCGAAGACGTGATCGGCATCGACGCGACCGATGCGATTCCGTGTTCCGCCAAGACAGGTCTCGGCATCGAGGAGATCCTCGAAGCCATCGTGCACAAGATGCCGCCGCCGCGCGGCAACCCCGACGGCCCGCTGCGCGCGATGATCGTCGACAGCTGGTTCGATCCGTACGTGGGCGTGGTCATGCTGGTGCGCGTGGTGGACGGCCGGCTCGTCAAGGGCGAGCGCATCAAGATGATGGCGTCCGGCGCGATGTACAACGCCGACAACATCGGCGTCTTCACGCCGGCCAACGAACCGCGCGCATCGCTCGAGGCGGGCGAGGTGGGCTACATCATCGCGGGCATCAAGGAGCTGCAGGCCGCCAAGGTCGGCGACACCGTGACGCTCATCAAGCCGGGCACGGGCGGCGCGGCCGCCACCGCCACCGAGGCGCTGCCGGGCTTCAAGGAAATCCAGCCGCAGGTGTTTGCCGGCCTCTACCCGACCGAAGCCAGCGAGTACGACTCGCTGCGCGACGCGCTGGAAAAACTCAAGCTCAACGACTCGTCGCTGCGCTACGAGCCCGAGGTGAGCCAGGCACTGGGCTTCGGCTTCCGCTGCGGCTTCCTGGGCCTGCTGCACATGGAAATCGTGCAGGAGCGGCTCGAGCGCGAGTTCGACCAGGACCTGATCACCACCGCGCCGAGCGTGGTGTACCAGGTGGTGCGCAACGACGGCGAAGTCATCATGGTCGAGAACCCGTCCAAGATGCCCGACGTCGGCAAGATGAGCGAGATTCGCGAGCCGATCGTCACCGTGCACCTCTACATGCCGCAGGAATACGTGGGCGCGGTGATGACGCTGGCCAACCAGAAGCGCGGCGTGCAGATGAACATGGCCTACCACGGCCGCCAGGTCATGCTGACCTACGAAATGCCGCTCGGCGAAATCGTGCTCGACTTCTTCGACAAGCTGAAGTCGGTGAGCCGCGGCTACGCCTCCATGGACTACGAGTTCAAGGAGTACCGCGCGTCCGACGTGGTCAAGGTCGACATCCTGCTGAACGGCGAGAAGGTCGACGCGCTGTCCATCATCGTGCACCGCACCCAGTCGCAGTACCGCGGCCGGGCGGTGGTGTCGAAGATGCGCGAGATCATTTCGCGCCAGATGTTCGACGTTGCCATCCAGGCGGCCATCGGGGTGAACATCATTGCGCGTGAGACAATCAAGGCGCTGCGCAAGAACGTTCTTGCCAAGTGCTACGGCGGCGACATCACCCGCAAGAAAAAGCTGCTCGAGAAGCAGAAAGCGGGCAAGAAAAGAATGAAGCAGATCGGCTCCGTCGAGGTCCCGCAAGAGGCCTTCCTCGCGATTCTGCAAGTCGAAGACTGA
- the fabF gene encoding beta-ketoacyl-ACP synthase II — MTKRRVVVTGLGCIAPVGNTATESWANLLAGKSGIANITAFDASAFACKFAGEVKGFDITQYISEKEARHMDRFIHLGLAAAIQAVQDSGLPTGEALSYEEAVRIGCNIGSGIGGLPMIEETHGEYASRGPRRISPFFVPASIINMISGHVSIKYGFKGPNIAVVTACTTGLHAIGTSARMIEYGDADVMIAGGAESTISPLGIGGFTAPRALSTRNDDPAAASRPWDKDRDGFVLGEGAGVLVLEEYKHAKARGAKIYAEVAGFGLTGDAYHMTAPDVDGPSRSMAMALANAGVNADQVQYLNAHGTSTQIGDLNETNAVKRTFGDHAKKLVVNSTKSMTGHLLGGAGGIESVFTVLALHHQKSPPTINIFNQDPECDLDYCANTARDLKIDVAVKNNFGFGGTNGTLVFKRA; from the coding sequence ATGACCAAACGCCGCGTCGTCGTGACCGGACTCGGTTGCATCGCTCCTGTCGGAAACACCGCAACCGAGTCCTGGGCCAACCTGTTGGCCGGGAAGTCGGGCATTGCGAACATCACCGCATTCGATGCAAGCGCCTTCGCCTGCAAGTTCGCAGGTGAGGTGAAGGGTTTCGACATCACCCAATACATCTCGGAGAAAGAAGCGCGCCACATGGACCGCTTCATTCATCTGGGGCTTGCCGCCGCCATCCAGGCGGTGCAGGACAGCGGACTGCCGACCGGCGAAGCGCTGTCGTACGAAGAAGCCGTGCGCATCGGCTGCAATATCGGCTCCGGCATTGGCGGCCTGCCGATGATCGAAGAGACGCATGGCGAATACGCCAGCCGCGGCCCGCGCCGCATTTCGCCGTTCTTCGTGCCGGCTTCGATCATCAACATGATCTCGGGCCACGTGTCGATCAAGTACGGCTTCAAGGGCCCGAACATTGCCGTGGTCACCGCCTGCACCACCGGCCTGCACGCCATCGGCACCTCGGCGCGCATGATCGAATACGGCGATGCCGACGTCATGATCGCGGGCGGCGCCGAGTCGACCATTTCTCCGCTCGGCATCGGCGGCTTTACCGCGCCGCGTGCACTGAGCACGCGCAACGACGATCCCGCCGCGGCCTCGCGTCCGTGGGACAAGGACCGCGACGGTTTCGTGCTGGGCGAGGGCGCCGGCGTGCTGGTGCTCGAAGAGTACAAACACGCCAAGGCGCGCGGCGCCAAGATCTACGCGGAAGTGGCGGGCTTCGGCCTGACCGGCGACGCGTACCACATGACGGCGCCCGACGTCGACGGCCCGAGCCGCTCGATGGCCATGGCGCTCGCCAATGCGGGCGTGAATGCGGACCAGGTGCAGTACCTGAATGCCCATGGCACTTCCACGCAGATCGGCGACCTCAACGAGACCAATGCGGTCAAGAGGACTTTCGGCGATCACGCGAAGAAGCTGGTCGTGAACTCGACCAAGTCGATGACCGGCCACTTGCTGGGCGGTGCCGGTGGCATCGAGTCGGTGTTCACGGTGCTCGCACTGCATCACCAGAAGAGCCCGCCGACCATCAACATCTTCAACCAGGACCCGGAGTGCGACCTCGACTACTGCGCCAATACGGCGCGCGATCTCAAGATCGATGTCGCGGTCAAGAACAACTTCGGCTTCGGCGGCACCAACGGCACGCTGGTGTTCAAGCGCGCTTGA
- the fabG gene encoding 3-oxoacyl-ACP reductase FabG, with protein sequence MSIPKFEGQVALVTGASRGIGAAIALELAQRGLKVVGTGTTEEGAAKITSALSAFGGRGRALDVNDGAAVEALIDEIVKAYGAIHVLVNNAGITRDTLAMRMKDDDWDAVLATNLKAVFGLSRAVIRPMMKQRYGRIISITSVVGASGNAGQANYAAAKAGVAGMTRALARELGSRNITVNCVAPGFIETDMTASLPEAQQQALLQQIPLGHLGKPADIAHAVAYLASPQASYVTGQELHVNGGMHM encoded by the coding sequence ATGAGCATTCCCAAATTCGAAGGGCAAGTCGCCCTGGTCACCGGCGCGTCGCGCGGCATTGGCGCAGCCATTGCGCTCGAGCTCGCCCAGCGCGGCCTCAAGGTGGTTGGCACCGGCACCACCGAAGAAGGCGCGGCCAAGATCACTTCGGCGCTCAGCGCCTTCGGCGGCCGCGGCCGCGCACTTGACGTGAACGACGGTGCCGCCGTCGAGGCGTTGATTGACGAGATCGTGAAGGCCTATGGGGCCATCCACGTGCTGGTCAACAACGCCGGCATCACGCGCGACACGCTCGCCATGCGCATGAAGGACGACGACTGGGATGCCGTGCTTGCCACCAATCTCAAGGCTGTGTTCGGCCTTTCGCGCGCGGTGATTCGCCCGATGATGAAGCAGCGCTACGGCCGCATCATCAGTATCACCAGCGTGGTCGGCGCCTCCGGCAATGCAGGCCAGGCCAACTACGCGGCAGCCAAGGCCGGCGTTGCCGGCATGACCCGCGCGCTGGCACGTGAACTCGGCAGCCGCAACATCACGGTCAACTGCGTCGCGCCTGGTTTCATCGAAACCGACATGACCGCCAGCCTGCCCGAGGCACAGCAACAGGCGCTGCTCCAGCAGATTCCGCTGGGCCACCTGGGCAAGCCGGCCGACATCGCGCATGCGGTGGCGTATCTCGCATCTCCGCAGGCTTCCTATGTGACGGGGCAGGAACTGCACGTCAACGGCGGCATGCACATGTAA